The Candidatus Acidiferrales bacterium genome has a segment encoding these proteins:
- the rpsU gene encoding 30S ribosomal protein S21, producing MAEVVIQEGESLENALRRFKRKVQAEDIIKEIKKHSYYMKPGEKRRAKEALSRKRLRKKQRREQD from the coding sequence GTGGCCGAAGTTGTCATTCAAGAGGGCGAGTCTTTGGAGAATGCCCTCCGGCGTTTCAAGCGGAAAGTCCAGGCGGAAGACATCATCAAGGAAATCAAGAAGCACAGTTACTACATGAAGCCTGGAGAGAAACGCCGGGCCAAAGAAGCCCTGTCTCGCAAGCGCCTCCGGAAAAAGCAGCGTCGGGAGCAGGATTAA
- a CDS encoding DinB family protein: MNRKRSPKKKASRRAKPSAPKQAASARSSNSIDDKTLRALLVKLLEGGGAHIKPGEALADFPEAKRGIRAGNSPHTAWQLFEHLRIAQWDILEFSRNARHVSPKFPEGYWPSSEMPPSATAWETSVKAFGRDLQEMQELVSNPKTDLFARIPHGDGQTILREALVLADHNSYHLGQLVLLRKMLDAWPAA, translated from the coding sequence ATGAATCGTAAACGGTCTCCCAAGAAGAAAGCCTCGCGCCGCGCAAAACCTTCAGCTCCGAAGCAAGCCGCGTCGGCGCGTTCCTCAAATTCCATCGACGACAAAACTCTGCGCGCGCTTCTCGTCAAGCTGCTTGAAGGCGGTGGCGCGCACATAAAGCCGGGCGAGGCGCTCGCGGACTTCCCCGAAGCAAAGCGCGGCATTCGCGCTGGCAATTCGCCGCATACGGCATGGCAATTGTTCGAGCATCTGCGTATCGCTCAGTGGGATATTTTGGAATTTTCGCGGAATGCAAGGCACGTCTCGCCGAAATTCCCCGAAGGCTATTGGCCTTCCTCGGAGATGCCGCCGAGCGCGACGGCCTGGGAAACGAGCGTGAAAGCCTTCGGCCGCGATTTGCAGGAAATGCAGGAGCTTGTCAGCAATCCGAAAACGGATCTTTTCGCGCGCATCCCGCATGGCGATGGCCAGACGATCCTTCGCGAGGCGCTGGTCCTCGCCGATCACAATTCATATCACCTCGGCCAGTTGGTTCTGCTGCGCAAGATGCTGGACGCATGGCCCGCGGCGTAG
- a CDS encoding aminotransferase class I/II-fold pyridoxal phosphate-dependent enzyme: MANENIGNEISRRQFGKSIGAMLAAAYVSPKLLQGVAGGRLKGFSRTDAILINSNENPYGPSAHAIAAITNSESVACRYPDDLYTRTIQAIAALHKVETENVVLGCGSTEILRVCDAAFAGPEKSLVVAEPTFEAVTYYAEVSRANAVKVPLTADFRHDMPAMANACNANNTGLVYVCNPNNPTATINTRDEFADFIQRVPATTYVLVDEAYFHFVEDPKYSSIVDMIPKYPNLIMTRTFSKVYGMAGMRLGYAVGQKETIEAMRRELLFDNGNAAVLAAATASLADPEIVPLNKKRLNDTRKWVMGELTKDGYHVIPSEANFFMVGVGGDVKPVIVAFHEKKIIVGRKFPSMGTYLRVSVGKPEEMRAFLAAFREIVPAQKSAAA; encoded by the coding sequence ATGGCGAACGAAAATATTGGAAACGAGATTTCGCGGCGGCAATTCGGCAAATCCATCGGCGCGATGCTGGCGGCTGCATACGTCTCGCCGAAATTGCTGCAGGGCGTCGCGGGCGGACGGCTCAAAGGCTTTTCGCGCACGGATGCGATCCTGATCAATTCGAATGAGAATCCTTACGGACCCTCAGCGCACGCCATCGCCGCCATCACAAATTCCGAAAGCGTGGCCTGCCGCTATCCCGACGACCTCTACACACGAACGATTCAGGCGATTGCCGCGCTGCACAAAGTGGAGACAGAGAATGTGGTTCTCGGCTGCGGCTCGACGGAGATTTTGCGCGTCTGCGACGCCGCGTTTGCGGGCCCGGAGAAGAGCCTGGTTGTCGCGGAGCCGACGTTCGAGGCCGTGACATACTACGCGGAAGTGTCGCGCGCGAATGCCGTGAAGGTTCCGCTGACGGCAGATTTTCGGCACGATATGCCGGCGATGGCGAATGCGTGCAACGCGAACAATACGGGGCTGGTTTACGTCTGCAATCCAAATAATCCGACGGCGACGATCAATACGAGGGATGAGTTCGCGGATTTCATCCAGCGCGTGCCGGCCACGACGTATGTGCTCGTCGATGAAGCGTATTTTCATTTCGTCGAGGACCCGAAATATTCGAGCATCGTGGACATGATTCCGAAATATCCGAACTTGATCATGACGCGAACGTTTTCAAAAGTGTATGGCATGGCGGGAATGCGGCTGGGTTACGCCGTGGGGCAGAAGGAAACGATCGAAGCGATGCGGCGCGAACTGCTTTTTGACAATGGCAACGCGGCTGTGCTGGCGGCAGCGACGGCGAGTCTTGCCGATCCGGAGATTGTGCCGCTGAACAAGAAACGGCTGAACGATACGCGTAAGTGGGTGATGGGTGAACTAACGAAGGACGGCTACCACGTGATTCCGTCAGAGGCGAACTTCTTTATGGTTGGGGTGGGCGGCGACGTAAAGCCCGTGATTGTGGCGTTCCACGAAAAGAAAATCATCGTAGGGAGGAAGTTCCCGTCAATGGGAACGTATCTGCGCGTTTCGGTGGGGAAGCCGGAAGAGATGCGCGCGTTTCTGGCAGCGTTCCGTGAGATTGTGCCGGCACAGAAATCCGCGGCGGCGTAG
- the glgC gene encoding glucose-1-phosphate adenylyltransferase, which translates to MSLMKSAIGVLLAGGQGERLWPLTRDRAKPAVPFGAIYRIIDITLSNCLNSNLRRVFVLTQYKALSLNRHVRRGWSSLMGVGDFIEILPPQMRVSAHWYLGTADAVYQNIYSIGSEQSNYVIILSGDHIYKMNYEKMLQQHVDSGADVTVATVEVTPEEAAHKFGVIETDKEGRILGFQEKPAVPKLSVRHPGKVDASMGIYIFNTQFLLPALIADAEDPNSSHDFGHDILPKTIANFRTYAYNFRDENKQETLYWRDVGTLEAYYEANMDLVSVSPVFNLYDKSWPLKTWEQQYPPAKFVFADPGRTGTAVDSIVAAGSIISGSRVSGSVVGYDVRVNSYCEVEDAIIYNHVNIGRHSRIRRAIIDRHVKLPEHTEIGYDLEEDRKRYHVSEGGVAVVVRDESMLEEPE; encoded by the coding sequence ATGTCGCTGATGAAGAGCGCGATCGGCGTGCTACTGGCGGGAGGGCAAGGCGAACGGCTTTGGCCCCTCACGCGAGACCGCGCGAAACCAGCGGTCCCCTTCGGCGCGATTTACCGCATCATTGATATCACGCTCTCGAACTGCCTGAACAGCAACCTGCGGCGCGTTTTCGTTCTGACGCAGTACAAGGCGTTGAGTCTGAATCGCCACGTGCGGCGCGGATGGTCTTCGCTGATGGGTGTGGGCGATTTCATCGAAATTCTTCCGCCGCAGATGCGCGTCTCGGCGCACTGGTATCTGGGGACGGCGGACGCGGTCTATCAGAACATTTATTCGATCGGCAGCGAGCAATCGAACTATGTGATCATTTTGTCCGGCGATCACATTTACAAAATGAATTACGAGAAGATGCTGCAGCAGCACGTGGATTCGGGCGCGGACGTGACAGTGGCGACGGTGGAAGTGACGCCGGAGGAAGCAGCGCATAAATTCGGCGTAATCGAAACGGACAAAGAAGGGCGAATTCTGGGATTCCAGGAAAAACCAGCGGTGCCTAAACTCTCCGTGCGGCATCCGGGCAAAGTCGACGCGTCGATGGGCATTTATATCTTCAATACGCAATTTCTGTTGCCGGCGCTGATCGCTGACGCGGAAGACCCGAATTCATCGCATGATTTCGGCCACGACATCCTGCCGAAGACCATCGCAAACTTTCGCACGTATGCCTACAATTTCCGCGACGAAAACAAGCAGGAGACACTCTACTGGCGGGACGTGGGAACGCTTGAAGCGTACTACGAGGCGAACATGGATTTGGTCAGCGTTTCGCCGGTGTTCAATCTTTATGACAAGAGCTGGCCGCTGAAAACCTGGGAGCAGCAATATCCTCCGGCGAAGTTTGTTTTTGCGGATCCGGGGCGGACAGGAACGGCGGTGGATTCCATTGTGGCGGCGGGTTCGATTATTTCCGGAAGCCGCGTGAGCGGGTCGGTGGTTGGTTATGATGTGCGCGTGAACAGCTACTGCGAAGTGGAGGATGCGATCATCTATAACCACGTCAATATCGGAAGGCACTCGCGGATCCGGAGAGCGATCATCGACCGGCACGTCAAGCTGCCGGAGCACACGGAAATCGGCTACGACCTCGAAGAAGACCGCAAGCGGTATCACGTCAGCGAAGGGGGAGTGGCGGTTGTGGTTCGCGACGAATCCATGCTCGAGGAGCCGGAGTAA
- a CDS encoding methyltransferase, which yields MPTSFQPKFGHAAEEFQRYRPEYPAELFERILAAVPADHRERAVDLGAGTGKATRALLPHFREVIAVEPDPGMAAKLRGDIPAAIVHNVTAENFSQPPSTVDLVTIANALHWMDAPHVFANVHSWLGPGGIVAVFDRPLPKTIPAIDAIVLAEWRGPWKSHRDSRLGKKYVWQDQARAAVGFEFAEETKFSYVIPMSLTDFVGFWRSTSYGSAYGLTLSDPESYWRSLESRFAEAADDATILVDLSPTLILSRRI from the coding sequence ATGCCCACAAGCTTCCAGCCGAAATTTGGACACGCCGCGGAAGAATTCCAGCGTTACCGGCCGGAATATCCGGCCGAACTTTTCGAGCGCATTCTCGCAGCTGTTCCAGCCGACCACCGCGAACGCGCCGTTGATCTTGGCGCCGGAACCGGCAAGGCCACTCGCGCGCTTCTGCCCCATTTCCGTGAAGTGATCGCCGTCGAGCCCGATCCGGGAATGGCCGCAAAGCTCCGAGGGGATATTCCCGCAGCTATCGTTCATAACGTCACAGCAGAGAATTTTTCGCAGCCGCCTTCAACGGTTGACCTCGTCACCATCGCCAATGCTTTGCATTGGATGGATGCACCGCACGTATTTGCCAATGTCCATTCCTGGCTTGGCCCTGGTGGAATTGTTGCGGTCTTTGACCGGCCATTGCCGAAAACGATTCCTGCCATCGACGCCATCGTGCTTGCCGAGTGGCGGGGCCCGTGGAAGTCCCACCGCGACTCGCGTCTCGGGAAAAAGTACGTCTGGCAGGACCAAGCCCGCGCCGCTGTCGGCTTCGAATTTGCCGAGGAAACAAAATTTTCCTACGTAATTCCCATGTCTCTCACGGATTTCGTCGGTTTTTGGCGCTCCACTTCCTACGGCAGTGCTTATGGACTCACGCTTTCCGATCCGGAATCCTATTGGCGCAGCCTCGAATCGCGGTTCGCCGAAGCCGCCGACGATGCAACGATTCTCGTCGATCTGAGCCCCACGCTCATCCTCTCGCGCAGG
- a CDS encoding 2-oxoglutarate dehydrogenase E1 component, whose protein sequence is MKNKSVIIEANSAIDEKREAAFDAFRRWGYLEADLDPLGDFAPLPVPELEQLSGDAAGEARKIYCGAIGAEFMHILDADRRRWIQERLESSAPEPDRARILERIVRAELFEHVVQSRYLGNKRFSIEGLAAAIPLLDETLGAAAENGAQELLLAMSHRGRLNVMIHIVGRPAEDVFARFEEIDARSELGGGDVKYHIGATGEYTTRSGSTVGIHLVSNPSHLEAVDPVALGRARAKQTRRGENGPREILPIVMHGDAAFAGQGIWAETLNLLMINGFSIGGSVHIIMNNLIGFTAVPSECQSSRFASDLVKRMSIPILHVNAEDPDAVVRVARIAIDYRYAFQSPVLIDLIGFRRYGHSEIDDPTITQPLRYRKIQAHPPLWKLYAEKTGADPAATVEQVRQEFENAQKNAVALEKTPRMRQLPPYWQNYEGGRYKSDFEVDTGVSPETLREITAKLTTYPDSFAIHPKVKKLLEQRAAMGAGKSAVDYGMAEALAFGSLLMQGTPVRLSGEDSKRGTFNQRHAVLIDTQTENEFIPLANLSSDQARFEVYSTALSEAGVMGFEYGFSRDYPETLVLWEAQFGDFANGAQVVIDQFIAAGEDKWNLLSGLVLLLPHGYEGQGPEHSSARVERYLQLAARDNMQICQPSNAAQYFHLLRRQALRRWRKPLVVFTPKSMLRHPAASSPIEDFSAPRFRPVLPDREVQQAERVLLCTGKIGHELALERKRRQDSSTAIVFLEQMYPFPEKDLEAAIARHSSAHDFVWVQEEPANMGALNFMMPRLTRILRGRPLRSVKRSASASPATGSAKAHELEQKTLLALAFGTGKS, encoded by the coding sequence GTGAAAAACAAATCAGTCATCATCGAAGCAAACTCGGCAATCGACGAAAAACGCGAAGCCGCGTTTGACGCTTTTCGCCGCTGGGGATATCTCGAAGCCGATCTCGACCCGCTCGGCGATTTCGCGCCGCTTCCTGTTCCGGAATTGGAGCAGCTTTCGGGCGACGCTGCCGGCGAAGCGCGGAAAATCTACTGCGGCGCCATCGGCGCCGAGTTCATGCACATTCTCGATGCCGACCGCCGCCGCTGGATTCAGGAGCGTCTCGAATCTTCCGCTCCGGAACCGGATCGCGCGCGCATTCTCGAACGCATCGTCCGCGCGGAATTGTTCGAACACGTCGTCCAGAGCCGCTATCTCGGTAACAAACGATTCTCGATCGAAGGCCTCGCCGCTGCGATTCCCCTTCTCGACGAAACGCTCGGCGCCGCCGCGGAAAATGGCGCGCAGGAACTTCTCCTCGCCATGAGTCATCGTGGCCGCCTGAACGTGATGATTCATATCGTCGGCCGCCCTGCCGAAGACGTTTTCGCGCGCTTCGAGGAAATCGACGCGCGCAGCGAATTGGGCGGCGGCGACGTGAAGTATCACATCGGCGCAACGGGCGAATATACGACGCGCAGCGGCAGCACCGTCGGTATTCATCTGGTTTCCAATCCCAGCCATCTCGAAGCCGTAGACCCCGTCGCGCTCGGTCGCGCCCGCGCCAAGCAAACCCGCCGCGGCGAAAACGGACCCAGAGAAATTCTTCCTATCGTTATGCACGGAGACGCGGCTTTCGCCGGTCAGGGCATCTGGGCGGAAACGCTGAATCTCCTCATGATTAATGGATTTTCCATCGGCGGCAGCGTGCACATCATCATGAACAATCTCATCGGCTTCACTGCCGTGCCGTCCGAATGCCAGTCCTCGCGCTTCGCTTCCGATTTGGTGAAGCGCATGTCCATTCCGATTTTGCACGTGAACGCCGAAGATCCCGACGCCGTCGTTCGCGTCGCGCGCATCGCCATTGACTATCGCTACGCATTCCAAAGCCCGGTTCTCATCGATTTGATCGGCTTTCGCCGTTACGGCCACAGCGAAATTGACGACCCCACCATCACGCAGCCTCTCCGTTACCGCAAAATCCAAGCGCATCCGCCGCTGTGGAAGCTCTATGCCGAAAAAACCGGCGCTGACCCCGCAGCCACCGTCGAACAGGTCCGCCAGGAATTCGAGAACGCGCAGAAAAACGCCGTCGCGCTCGAAAAAACTCCGCGCATGCGCCAGCTCCCGCCTTACTGGCAAAATTACGAGGGCGGCCGCTACAAATCCGATTTCGAAGTGGATACGGGCGTCTCGCCTGAAACTCTGCGCGAAATCACCGCGAAGCTCACCACATATCCCGACAGTTTCGCCATTCACCCGAAAGTGAAAAAACTGCTCGAACAGCGCGCCGCGATGGGTGCGGGAAAATCCGCTGTCGATTACGGAATGGCTGAAGCTCTCGCCTTCGGTTCTCTGCTGATGCAGGGCACGCCCGTGCGCCTCAGTGGCGAAGACAGCAAGCGCGGCACGTTCAATCAGCGCCACGCCGTGCTCATCGACACGCAAACCGAAAACGAATTCATCCCGCTCGCGAATCTTTCGTCCGATCAGGCGCGTTTCGAGGTTTACAGCACGGCTCTTTCCGAAGCCGGCGTGATGGGATTTGAATACGGATTCAGCCGCGATTATCCGGAGACGCTCGTGCTCTGGGAGGCGCAGTTCGGCGATTTCGCCAATGGCGCGCAGGTCGTCATCGATCAATTCATCGCCGCTGGCGAAGACAAATGGAATCTGCTATCCGGCTTGGTCCTTCTTCTCCCGCACGGTTACGAAGGTCAGGGCCCCGAGCATTCCAGCGCCCGCGTCGAACGCTATTTGCAGCTTGCCGCGCGCGACAACATGCAAATCTGCCAGCCTTCCAACGCCGCGCAGTATTTCCATCTTCTGCGGCGCCAGGCGCTGCGCCGCTGGCGCAAGCCTCTGGTCGTCTTCACGCCCAAGAGCATGTTGCGCCATCCTGCGGCTTCTTCGCCGATTGAAGATTTCTCCGCGCCGCGGTTTCGGCCCGTTCTTCCTGACCGCGAAGTCCAGCAGGCCGAGCGCGTGCTTCTCTGCACCGGCAAAATCGGTCATGAGCTCGCCCTGGAACGCAAGCGCCGTCAGGACTCTTCGACCGCGATCGTTTTCCTCGAGCAAATGTACCCCTTCCCGGAGAAAGATCTCGAGGCTGCCATCGCGCGGCATTCCTCCGCGCACGACTTTGTCTGGGTGCAGGAAGAGCCTGCCAATATGGGCGCGCTCAATTTCATGATGCCGCGTCTCACGCGCATTTTGCGCGGACGCCCGTTGCGCTCCGTGAAGCGTTCCGCCAGCGCCAGCCCCGCGACAGGCTCGGCGAAGGCTCACGAGCTCGAGCAGAAGACTTTGCTCGCTCTCGCTTTCGGCACGGGGAAATCCTGA